From Caldanaerobius fijiensis DSM 17918:
AGGTACCCGAGATTGGCTACTGTTTGTATCGACGGTAATGCATCTATGGCAAACCCCATAGGCCGAGAACGATACAGAAGGTGCTTGATCTGGGGATGCTCTCCACCTCGGTGGAGAGAGGATGTCACATGAAAAAACTTTACACTACTTGGAAAATGGCATTTTCACAACAAATTGATATTAAAAGACGTGTTTTGGACAAATGTCAAAAAAGAGCGCATTTCGCGCTCTTTTTAAACTTAAGGAGCTGGATAGTTTAGAAACTGACATTCGCTGCCTTTTTGGCTGCCAGAACCAAATTGTAAAGGATATATGTCACGACAAAATTGAGTATAGCAGCAGGGATGACTACAGCTACAAAAGTGGGACCAAATATAGACATCTTAAATGCGCCAAATAGTGCAGCGAGAGTTAAAAATACAGTTCCGCTTATGCATGTGCCTAAGAGAGAAAGAATCCCCAATTTGATCTGATTGTGGAGTTTACCCAGGCCGTAAAACAGAAGCAATACGATAAATGCGGTTATGAACTTTTCGATAAAGTTAGGGATTTGCCCACCGGGCATACCTGTGGTTAGAGCGGTAAAAAGTCCACTTAAGAAAGCTGTTATTAACGTGTTTTTGACCGTTGGGAACAATACGATGCAGATAAACATCATTGACAGCAAAAGATCGGGCTTAACTCCTGCGAAAATCGGCGGCGTAAGGTAATGAAGGAGAAGACCTATTGCTATCAGCAGAGCGATAGTTATCTCCTGTCTTAACTTCATAAAAATAATACCCCCTTAGATAATTTAATATAAAAAATAAAAGCATTTCATCGCAAGGGACGAAATGCTTTACTTCCGCGGTACCACCCCAATTAGGCTGTGCCTCACTCAAGGTACATATGCCCAGCATATATACCCGGTCTTTGTTAACAGGAGACCAACCCTGGCTATGGCTACTAAAATTCACCACGCATCTCCCGGACCCATTCAATGCGCTTAAGGTATCGGCTTCCACCATCCCGACTCGCTTTGACCAATCCGCGCATTTACTATTTCCGTTCATCGATTTTATATTATATTCAATCTCTATTATAATATATCATAACTAACCCCAATTTGCAATATATTTTTAAAATCATATTTGTACTATCTGGAGAATACATTGTAACAAGTTGGGGAAAGGAGACTTTGCTATGTTAAATATGATAATTTTTAGCTTTTTCGTGGGGATTATTGGCACAGGAATTGGAGGTCTTGTGGCTTTTATTTATAAAAAACCTACTAACAGGCTTATAAGTACCACACTGGGTTTTGCTGGTGGTTTGATGCTGGCTGTGGTGTGCTTTGATCTTTTACCTGAGGCCTTTGAGGTAGGGGGATTGATTAATGGGATTGTAGGCATGGTTATAGGCGTTTTGCTGGTGACGTATTTTGATATGTGGGTAGGCGAAGTGCTACCGAATAATCACAATATGAAAGGAATTGATTATATAAAAATGGGTGTATTAATGGGTATGGCTATTGCAGTACACAATTTTCCTGAAGGTTTGGCGATTGGGACCAGTTTTTCCACGTCGAAAGAACTGGGAATGAGTTTGATGCTTGTAATAGGGTTACACGATATTCCTGAAGGTATCGCCATGGCGGCACCTATGAGCATTGGCGGGGTAAATAAATTTAAGGTGTTTATGTACACCGTGCTATCAGGCATACCTACAGGTGTGGCTGTGCTTATAGGTTTGTATTTGGGGAAGATATCGCCTATGGTAATTTCGCAATCCATGGGTTTTGCAGGCGGTGCCATGTTGTATGTTACATGTGGAGAGATGATCCCACGCTCAAGGAATATA
This genomic window contains:
- a CDS encoding tryptophan transporter, which codes for MKLRQEITIALLIAIGLLLHYLTPPIFAGVKPDLLLSMMFICIVLFPTVKNTLITAFLSGLFTALTTGMPGGQIPNFIEKFITAFIVLLLFYGLGKLHNQIKLGILSLLGTCISGTVFLTLAALFGAFKMSIFGPTFVAVVIPAAILNFVVTYILYNLVLAAKKAANVSF
- a CDS encoding ZIP family metal transporter; protein product: MLNMIIFSFFVGIIGTGIGGLVAFIYKKPTNRLISTTLGFAGGLMLAVVCFDLLPEAFEVGGLINGIVGMVIGVLLVTYFDMWVGEVLPNNHNMKGIDYIKMGVLMGMAIAVHNFPEGLAIGTSFSTSKELGMSLMLVIGLHDIPEGIAMAAPMSIGGVNKFKVFMYTVLSGIPTGVAVLIGLYLGKISPMVISQSMGFAGGAMLYVTCGEMIPRSRNIYRGRISVLGMIFGVIGGIIITRIFR